One stretch of Anas acuta chromosome W, bAnaAcu1.1, whole genome shotgun sequence DNA includes these proteins:
- the LOC137847285 gene encoding adenosine 5'-monophosphoramidase HINT1-like encodes MADGIVRAQAAWPGGGAAAAFGEVACKGKEVPANVLREDERSWTRSALRSVIVRLRLQCFFLVLPEKVVVRLCEAEDSGGPLLGRFVVVGKKCAANLDLTNGFRMAVNAHPRALQTIAAE; translated from the exons ATGGCCGACGGGATTGTTAGGGCGCAGGCCGCCTGGCCCGGTGGCGGCGCTGCCGCTGCTTTCGGAGAGGTCGCCTGCAAGGGCAAGGAGGTCCCCGCCAACGTTCTCCGTGAGGATGAGCGGTCGTGGACGAGGAG TGCCTTGCGTTCCGTGATAGTTCGCCTCAGGCTCCAGTGTTTTTTCCTAGTCCTTCCTGAGAAGGTAGTTGTCCGGTTATGTGAAGCAGAAGATTCTGGCGGACCC cttcttgggCGTTTCGTGGTTGTTGGCAAGAAGTGTGCTGCTAACCTGGACCTGACCAATGGATTCCGGATGGCTGTGAATGCCCACCCTCGGGCCCTTCAGACTATCGCCGCCGAATAG